A genomic window from Triticum urartu cultivar G1812 chromosome 7, Tu2.1, whole genome shotgun sequence includes:
- the LOC125519714 gene encoding 1-aminocyclopropane-1-carboxylate oxidase homolog 4-like, whose product MMRASPARPITCGHLTVAEHRRSVGRLDTRRGFYQPRGKDKKSSRQLHGAHTAHPSRPHPLHTSPNPTDARNPTAMASSAAAAVPESDRAALVKAFDESRTGVRGLVESGVSTVPDLFVHPDPYASVPLAPPGVSIPVVDLSLPAPVAAAAAAAAARDWGFFHLVNYEALVPADYPARALAAVRAFNELPAPERSAHYGRAMGGGVSYSSNVDLYRSAAASWRDTIQVGFGPTRPDTERIPPVCRSEILEWEAHTTAVARAVMALLSQGLGLSEAALEEASCLEGKVMVCHYYPVCPEPERTMGLVPHTDPGVLTVLAQDGVGGLQVKHTNEDGESYWVDAKPVPGALVINVGDLLQIMSNDKYTSVDHRVVMNSREEARVSIAVFFNPGKRGDSVFYGPLPELVSSENPAKYRSFTMSEFFGAFFKRDLASKALLDNFKL is encoded by the exons ATGATGCGCGCCTCGCCGGCACGGCCGATCACATGCGGTCACCTGACCGTCGCCGAACACCGCCGCTCGGTCGGGAGGTTGGACACACGGCGAGGTTTCTACCAACCGCGCGGAAAGGATAAGAAGTCGTCGCGCCAACTGCACGGCGCCCACACGGCCCACCCTTCCCGGCCCCATCCCCTCCACACGTCACCGAATCCAACGGACGCACGCAACCCGACGGCCATGGCGTCCTCCGCCGCCGCAGCCGTCCCCGAGTCTGACCGCGCCGCCCTCGTCAAGGCCTTCGACGAGTCCCGCACCGGCGTCCGCGGCCTCGTCGAGTCCGGCGTCTCCACCGTCCCCGACCTCTTCGTCCACCCCGACCCCTACGCCTCCGTCCCGCTCGCTCCCCCCGGCGTCTCCATCCCCGTCGTCGACCTCTCCCTCCccgcgcccgtcgccgccgctgccgccgcggCGGCCGCCCGTGACTGgggcttcttccacctcgtcAACTACGAGGCCCTCGTCCCCGCCGACTACCCCGCGAGGGCCCTCGCCGCGGTGCGCGCCTTCAACGAGCTCCCCGCCCCCGAGCGCTCCGCGCACTACGGCCGGGCCATGGGCGGCGGGGTCTCCTACTCCTCCAACGTGGACCTGTACCGCTCCGCCGCCGCGAGCTGGCGCGACACCATCCAGGTAGGGTTCGGGCCTACGCGGCCCGACACGGAGCGCATCCCGCCGGTGTGCCGCTCGGAGATCCTCGAGTGGGAAGCGCACACCACCGCGGTGGCCCGCGCAGTGATGGCGCTGCTTTCCCAGGGGCTCGGGCTCAGCGAGGCGGCTCTGGAAGAGGCCTCGTGCCTGGAGGGGAAGGTCATGGTCTGCCATTACTACCCGGTGTGCCCGGAGCCTGAGCGCACCATGGGATTAGTCCCGCACACCGACCCCGGCGTGCTCACAGTCCTTGCACAGGATGGCGTAGGTGGCCTGCAGGTGAAGCACACCAACGAGGACGGGGAGAGCTACTGGGTTGACGCGAAGCCTGTACCCGGCGCGCTTGTGATCAATGTTGGAGACCTCTTGCAG ATAATGTCGAACGATAAATACACGAGCGTCGACCACAGGGTGGTGATGAATTCGCGTGAAGAAGCCAGAGTTTCGATCGCCGTCTTCTTCAATCCTGGGAAGCGAGGGGATTCTGTTTTTTATGGACCGCTGCCAGAGCTCGTTTCTTCAGAAAACCCAGCAAAGTACAGGAGTTTCACGATGTCTGAGTTTTTCGGGGCCTTCTTCAAACGAGACCTTGCTAGCAAAGCTCTACTTGACAACTTCAAATTGTAA